The stretch of DNA CGCCCGCCATCCTGCTGCGCTCCGGATTTCAGAAAGAGGTGCCCGCCATCGGCCGGTACATCACGCTGCACCCCGCGCTGGTGGTGTGCGGCATCTACCCGCAGAAAATAAAAAACTACAAGGGCTTCCCGAAGATGTACTTCACGCAGGAATTCTCAAGCACCCACCAATACTACCTCGAAACCGCCTTCTACTACCCGTTCATCCAGACCAAGCACACCGGGCTTTGGGGCGCTGAACTCAAATATGTGATGAAGCGCTACAACCACATGATGGACATCCTTATCCTCACCCATGACGAGGCGCTTCCGGAAAATTGCATCCTACTGGATAAACAGGGCCAACCACAACTGCACTATAAGCTTACAGAACAAAACATACGTTCGCTGGTGCATGCGCAGGCACAGTGTGCACGTATCTTTTTTTCTGCAGGCTGCGAAGAAGTAATCGCACCCTCTGCGCGCAAGCCCCTTTTCAAAAAGAATGACGCCAGTGATGCGCAGTTGGAGGAGTTCATCTCCGCAAAATATTTTGTGCCTAACAAAACGCCCGTGGCTTCTGCGCATTTGCAAGGCGGCTGCCGCATGGGCAGCGATCCGCAAACCTCAGTGACCGATGCATGGGGGCGCGTGCATGGGCATGACTGGTTGTATGTGGCCGATGGCAGTCTGTTTCCGAAGAGCTCTCATGTCAATCCCTACCTCACCATCATGGCTCTGGCTGACCGCGTTGCCGAATGTGTGCTGAAGGAAGTGTAGCTGCTGATGAATTATGGATTATTACTTGTCAAACAATTTCAACGTAATGCTTTCACCCAGTCAACGCGTGCACGCACAATGTCCGCTATACGGGAGATATCTACGCGCTCCTGTTGCATAGTGTCCCGTTCACGTATGGTGACTGTATTGTCCTGCAGTGTCTGGTGGTCTATGGTAATGCAATAAGGAGTGCCAATAGCATCCTGTCTGCGGTATCGCCTGCCGATAGTGTCTTTTTCTTCATAAAAACACTGAAACTCATATTTGAGCTGATCCATAATTGCACGGGCTTTTTCCGGCAGGCCATCTTTTTTCACCAGCGGGAAAATGGCCACTTTCACCGGGGCAAGAAAAGGAGCTATGCGCAACACTACCCGTGATGAACCGTCAGGCAATTGCTCGTGGGTATAACCGTTGGCAATGACCGCAAAGAGAGTACGATTCAGACCGGCAGATGTCTCTACCACATAAGGAATATAACTCTGGTTCAACTCAGGATCAAAATATTGCATTTTTTTTCCTGATAGTTCCTGGTGATTTTTCAGGTCAAAATCTGTGCGGGAATGAATGCCCTCCAGTTCACGAAAACCGAACGGAAATTCATATTGAATGTCCACAGCAGCATTGGCATAATGCGCTGTTTTAAGATGATCCAGAAAGCGCAGTTTTGCCGCTGGCAATCCCAGAGCCCGGTGCCACCGCATGCGCTCCTGTTTCCAGTATTCGTACCATTTCATCTCCTCTCCCGGCCGTACAAAAAACTGCATCTCCATCTGCTCAAACTCGCGGGTGCGAAAGATAAACTGACGGGCTACTATTTCATTTCTAAAGGCCTTCCCTACCTGCGCTATTCCGAAAGGAATTTTTTGACGGGCTGTATTGAGCACGTTAAGAAAATTCACGAAGATACCCTGAGCTGTTTCCGGACGCAGATAGATGGTGCTGGCTTCTTCGGCCAACGAGCCCAGCTGGGTAGCAAACATCAGGTTAAACTGCCGCACTTCAGTCCAGTTTTTTGATCCGGACACTTCACAGGCAATATCCAGATCAACAATAATCTGTCTTAAAGCTGACAGATCGTTCTCATCCAGGGCTTTTTTCAACCGGCTTTGAGTTTCTGCTATCTTGCGACTGAGGCGCTGCACATTGGGATTGGTGGCGAGAAATTTTTCCCTGTCAAAAGCTTCGCCAAATTTCTTTTGCGCCTTTTCTGCTTCCCTTTCAATTTTTGCCTGCAGTTTTTCTATGGCCTGTTCAATGAGTACATCTGCCCGGTATCGTTTCTTTGAGTCTTTGTTGTCAATCAGCGGATCGTTGAATGCATCTATGTGCCCGGAGGCTTTCCATGTTTTAGGATGCATGAAAATAGCCGCATCAATGCCTACGATGTTTTCATTGAGCTGCACCATGCTACGCCACCAGAAATCCTGAATATTTTTTTTCAGCTCACATCCGTAGGGGCCATAGTCATATACCGCCCCCAATCCGTCATAAATTTCACTGGATGGAAATATGAAGCCGTATTCTTTGCAATGTGCAATAATTTCTTTAAAAACTTCTTCGCTTGTCATAGTGGAACTCATGGCGGCAAAGATGGCAGGATAATTTGAAAAATCACATCACGGGTACACATCAAAACTGCGGGGTGTCCATATCCGCTTACAGTAAAAAGGCACAATGGTGTAAAAAATCTCCTCTTGCGCTTATCGTCTCCTTAACTTTACATGCATACAGAGCTCATGGTATTGATAGAAGAACGCATCCTGCAGTATTGCGAATCGTGCACCAAGCCCGCATCTGCCCTGCTGCGCGAACTGGAAAGGGAAACGCATCTTAAAACTTTGTATCCGCAAATGCTTTCCGGACCTATCCAGGGAAAGTTTCTCAGCCTCCTCAGCAGCATGCTCCGTCCAAACGCCATACTGGAACTGGGCACTTTTACCGGATATTCGGCTATCTGTCTTGCCGAGGGACTTTCTATTGGTGGAGTACTGCACACCATTGAGTCCAATGAAGAACTGGAACCGCTTATCAGAAAATATATCACGCAGGCTGGCCTAACAGACAAGGTCATTCTCCATATCGGAACGGCAGAAGAAGTGGTGCCTTCACTGGATTTGGTCTTTGATCTGGTCTTTATTGATGCCGACAAGCCTGCCTATCCGGCTTACTACGACCTGGTTTTTGACAAGGTACGCACAGGAGGCTTTATTCTTGCCGACAATGCGCTGTGGAGCGGTAAAGTACTGGATGCAAACCAGGACCGGGAAACCAGCGGCATACATGCCTTTAATCTAAAGGTTAAAAACGACCCCCGCGTAGATAATGTGCTTCTGCCCGTAAGAGACGGGCTCATGTTAATAAGAAAGTGTGTTTAGCTGGCGTTGCTATTGAATAAACATTTTTAAAATGATAAAGTGATAATTTCGGAAATGATGAAACCATGCATTTACCTGATACTCTGGCTCTGGTTGCCTGCCTTGGCATTTGCCCAACGCACTGAGGAAAAACAAATGACCATTGCCGAGTACATTACCAAATACAAGGACATTGCCATCACGGAGATGCGAAAACACGGCATACCCGCCAGTATTACACTGGCTCAGGGGATTCTGGAGTCCAATTTCGGCAACAGCCGGCTGGCAAGACAGGCAAACAATCACTTCGGTATAAAATGCGGAAACAACTGGCAGGGCCCCACCTTCATTCAGGATGATGATACCGAAAAAGAGTGTTTCAGAAAATATCAGTCACCCTATCATTCGTTTGACGACCATTCGCTTTTTCTGAAAGGGAAAGAGCGCTATCAGTTTCTTTTTGCATTGGACCCGAAAGATTACAAGGCATGGGCGCATGGACTGCAAAAAGCCGGCTATGCCACCAACCCCAATTATGCCAACCTCCTCATTCGCCTTATTGAAGAGCGCAATCTGGACCGCTTCGACCATGAATCCCAATCCACCCAACTGTCAAAAGAAGAACTGGAGTACCTGAAATCACTTGACAATAAAGTTTTTGTCTTTAACGGCATCAAAACGGTCATTTCACAACCCAATGAAGTGCCCGCTGATATTGCCGCCAAGTATGACATCAGCCTCCGGCAGTTACTGAAATATAATGACCTCAACGAACATGACTATCTGGAACCCGGCAGTCGCATCTACCTGGAACCCAAACGCACCAAAGGTTACGAAGATTATCATAAAGTGACCCGCAATGAAACCATGCATGCCATATCGCAAAAGCAGGGAATACGATTGAAAACTCTCTACAAAAAGAATCACATGCAGTTTGGGCAGGAACCAGCCGAAGGAGAAATACTCTGCCTGAAAAGAAAATGCGCTGGCCCACCAAAACTCAAAACAGACGAGGAGATAAAGGAACAAATCAAAGAACAGATTCAAAAACGCGTGGATAGCCAGATACAGCAGAAAACAAACAAAAATGAATATCCTGCTGCAGCCTCAGCACCTGCTACCACTACTCCTGTAGCCTCAGCAACCTCTTCATCGGCAAAGGCAGAGGAAGTATCTTCGTCAGAACAGCCAAAAGATACTACCATCCTCTCTGCTACTCGGGTAAACACTCCGTCTGCCGTATCCTCCAACGATTATATTGAGTGGAACAACGAAACACCTCCCCCCACAACGGAGAGCCCAACAAAACTCACTTCCACATCCCAGCCTAATGCAGCCGAAGCAACAGCGCTGTACCATACCGTTGCACCTAAAGAAACTCTTTACAGGATTGCCCTTAATTATAAAGTATCCGTGGATGACATAAAAA from Chitinophagales bacterium encodes:
- the glyQS gene encoding glycine--tRNA ligase translates to MSSTMTSEEVFKEIIAHCKEYGFIFPSSEIYDGLGAVYDYGPYGCELKKNIQDFWWRSMVQLNENIVGIDAAIFMHPKTWKASGHIDAFNDPLIDNKDSKKRYRADVLIEQAIEKLQAKIEREAEKAQKKFGEAFDREKFLATNPNVQRLSRKIAETQSRLKKALDENDLSALRQIIVDLDIACEVSGSKNWTEVRQFNLMFATQLGSLAEEASTIYLRPETAQGIFVNFLNVLNTARQKIPFGIAQVGKAFRNEIVARQFIFRTREFEQMEMQFFVRPGEEMKWYEYWKQERMRWHRALGLPAAKLRFLDHLKTAHYANAAVDIQYEFPFGFRELEGIHSRTDFDLKNHQELSGKKMQYFDPELNQSYIPYVVETSAGLNRTLFAVIANGYTHEQLPDGSSRVVLRIAPFLAPVKVAIFPLVKKDGLPEKARAIMDQLKYEFQCFYEEKDTIGRRYRRQDAIGTPYCITIDHQTLQDNTVTIRERDTMQQERVDISRIADIVRARVDWVKALR
- a CDS encoding GMC family oxidoreductase: MPSLSYDILIIGSGAGGGTIAQRLIPLAQAGARIAILESGPHFDKSYFTQREIEMLDLFKDRGAWPTTDGAITVSTGHAVGGSTLMYTGVTFRLPEEVCREWKVDGITPEDLNPRFDRLLDEVHAIEPDESVFENDNNRLFREGCQKLGWRVDKFHVNVKDCEGMGFCNLGCARGHKQGTIEVQIPQATKGGIELIPNCTVEKIAKQKVFATISPAPKGTIPGKLSAGAYEFTAKKIILAGGTAGTPAILLRSGFQKEVPAIGRYITLHPALVVCGIYPQKIKNYKGFPKMYFTQEFSSTHQYYLETAFYYPFIQTKHTGLWGAELKYVMKRYNHMMDILILTHDEALPENCILLDKQGQPQLHYKLTEQNIRSLVHAQAQCARIFFSAGCEEVIAPSARKPLFKKNDASDAQLEEFISAKYFVPNKTPVASAHLQGGCRMGSDPQTSVTDAWGRVHGHDWLYVADGSLFPKSSHVNPYLTIMALADRVAECVLKEV
- a CDS encoding O-methyltransferase — protein: MHTELMVLIEERILQYCESCTKPASALLRELERETHLKTLYPQMLSGPIQGKFLSLLSSMLRPNAILELGTFTGYSAICLAEGLSIGGVLHTIESNEELEPLIRKYITQAGLTDKVILHIGTAEEVVPSLDLVFDLVFIDADKPAYPAYYDLVFDKVRTGGFILADNALWSGKVLDANQDRETSGIHAFNLKVKNDPRVDNVLLPVRDGLMLIRKCV